From Paenibacillus graminis, a single genomic window includes:
- a CDS encoding cysteine desulfurase family protein — protein sequence MKPIYLDHAASTPVHPEVAKVMYNMLLEQFGNASSVHTYGRSAKKIINGARDTIAGFLGCAPDEWVFTSGGTESDNLALFGAAAASAHKGKHIITTAVEHHAVLHTCEALEKQGFSVTYLPVNTEGRVSAADVEAALREDTVLISVMFANNEVGTVEPIEEIGRLAAARGILFHVDAVQVLGMLPITLRELPVDYMSFTAHKINGPQGIGGLYVRRGAPLQPRQHGGLQERGRRAGTESLAGAAGFAKAVELAVTGLEQRREKALMLRTVLLQELDRRIGRESYVINGDKQEFLPGILNLSFPGAGTDVLLMNLDMEGIAAASGSACTSGSLEISHVLQAMKLPDELLNSAIRFSTGLGNTNEEMEYVAQKVETILKRLRK from the coding sequence ATGAAACCGATCTATTTGGACCATGCCGCCTCGACCCCGGTGCATCCGGAGGTGGCAAAGGTCATGTACAATATGCTGCTTGAGCAGTTTGGCAATGCGTCCAGTGTGCATACATACGGGCGTTCTGCCAAAAAGATTATCAATGGCGCGCGCGACACTATTGCGGGCTTTTTGGGCTGTGCGCCAGATGAATGGGTGTTCACCAGCGGCGGTACCGAAAGCGATAATCTCGCGCTTTTTGGTGCGGCGGCAGCTTCGGCCCATAAAGGGAAACATATCATTACGACAGCTGTAGAGCATCATGCGGTCCTGCACACCTGCGAAGCGCTGGAGAAGCAGGGCTTTTCTGTTACTTATCTGCCGGTCAATACGGAAGGACGTGTATCCGCTGCCGATGTGGAAGCGGCTCTGCGGGAAGATACGGTGCTGATCAGTGTAATGTTCGCGAATAATGAAGTAGGAACTGTAGAACCTATAGAAGAGATTGGCAGATTAGCCGCAGCGCGCGGCATCTTGTTCCATGTGGATGCTGTACAGGTCCTTGGCATGCTGCCTATTACTCTTCGCGAGCTTCCTGTGGATTATATGAGCTTCACCGCTCACAAAATCAATGGCCCCCAAGGGATAGGCGGTCTCTATGTCCGGCGCGGGGCTCCCTTGCAGCCAAGGCAGCATGGCGGACTGCAGGAGCGCGGAAGACGGGCAGGGACGGAAAGCCTTGCAGGTGCTGCCGGATTTGCCAAGGCCGTAGAGCTTGCGGTTACGGGTCTGGAGCAGCGGCGGGAGAAGGCTTTAATGCTGAGGACAGTGCTTCTGCAGGAACTGGACCGCCGGATCGGCCGCGAGAGCTATGTTATCAACGGGGACAAGCAGGAGTTTTTGCCGGGGATTCTAAATCTGAGCTTTCCTGGAGCGGGCACCGATGTGCTGTTGATGAATCTGGATATGGAGGGGATTGCTGCCGCCAGCGGTTCGGCCTGCACCTCAGGCTCCCTGGAAATCTCGCATGTGCTGCAGGCGATGAAACTTCCGGATGAACTTTTGAATTCCGCGATTCGTTTCAGCACAGGTTTGGGTAATACTAATGAAGAAATGGAGTACGTGGCCCAAAAAGTTGAAACCATCCTGAAACGGCTGCGTAAGTAA
- a CDS encoding DUF523 domain-containing protein, which yields MIIVSSCLAGMKVRYNSTDCLDETIHKLLDNNLAVAVCPELLGGFSTPREPAEIVGGDGGAVLDGTAKVMDRLGNDVSQMYIEGAYKALEQARNAGAAIVVLKENSPSCGSSMIYNGAFAGQKIPGQGVTSALLRRNGIEVISEEQLPARLAQLGVLDK from the coding sequence ATGATTATCGTAAGCTCCTGCCTGGCAGGCATGAAAGTAAGGTACAATAGTACGGATTGTCTGGATGAGACCATTCACAAGCTGCTGGATAATAACCTGGCGGTAGCGGTATGCCCCGAGCTTCTTGGCGGGTTCTCTACCCCGAGAGAGCCGGCGGAAATTGTAGGCGGAGACGGGGGAGCTGTGCTTGACGGAACGGCGAAGGTGATGGACCGGCTGGGAAACGATGTCTCCCAAATGTATATCGAAGGAGCCTATAAAGCACTGGAGCAGGCACGGAACGCAGGAGCGGCGATCGTGGTTCTCAAAGAAAACAGCCCTTCCTGCGGCAGTTCCATGATCTACAATGGCGCATTTGCGGGGCAGAAAATTCCGGGTCAGGGTGTGACCTCTGCGCTGCTCAGACGAAACGGCATTGAGGTGATTTCGGAAGAACAGCTCCCTGCCAGATTGGCGCAACTGGGAGTTCTGGATAAATAG
- a CDS encoding SOS response-associated peptidase → MCGRYTITVNMEELMLRYLIEDTTIVHYAPKYNAAPMQSIPAVIHDGKQNRLGELRWGLVPAWAKEDKNGSKMINARGESLQDKPAFKNLISSRRCIIPADGFYEWKQQNGRKQPMRITLKSRELFSLAGLYDIWMDASGKKLSTCTIITTESNSLMADIHDRMPVILSREAESEWLDRNNRQVPDLLKLLRPYAAEQMRAYPVSAAVGNVRNDYKELVNEAEESAG, encoded by the coding sequence ATGTGCGGAAGATATACCATTACCGTAAACATGGAAGAATTGATGCTGCGGTATTTAATTGAGGACACCACGATTGTCCATTATGCGCCGAAATACAACGCGGCCCCGATGCAGTCTATTCCGGCGGTCATCCATGACGGCAAACAGAACAGGCTCGGAGAGCTGCGCTGGGGGCTTGTGCCCGCCTGGGCCAAAGAGGATAAGAACGGCAGCAAAATGATCAATGCACGCGGAGAATCGCTTCAGGACAAGCCTGCCTTCAAAAACTTGATCAGCTCGCGCCGTTGCATCATCCCGGCAGACGGTTTCTATGAATGGAAACAGCAGAACGGGAGAAAGCAGCCGATGCGGATTACACTGAAGAGCAGAGAGCTATTTTCGCTGGCCGGCCTGTACGACATATGGATGGATGCCAGCGGCAAGAAGCTCAGCACCTGCACCATTATCACTACCGAGTCTAACAGTCTGATGGCGGACATCCATGACCGGATGCCGGTTATTCTCAGCCGCGAAGCAGAATCGGAGTGGCTTGACCGCAATAATCGTCAGGTCCCGGACCTTCTGAAACTGCTGCGGCCCTATGCCGCAGAGCAGATGCGCGCGTATCCCGTGTCGGCGGCGGTAGGCAATGTACGCAATGACTATAAGGAATTAGTTAACGAGGCGGAAGAAAGCGCAGGCTAG
- the cymR gene encoding cysteine metabolism transcriptional regulator CymR, whose protein sequence is MKISTKGRYGLTIMMELALKFGEGPTSLKSIAEKNGLSEHYLEQLIAPLRNAGLVKSIRGAYGGYILSREAGTITAGDIIRVLEGPISPVDFTEEDDPAKRDLWLRIRDSIADVLDSTTLSDLINFKEETHADNYMFYI, encoded by the coding sequence TTGAAAATTTCTACAAAAGGACGCTATGGATTAACCATTATGATGGAGCTCGCCCTAAAATTTGGCGAAGGTCCCACATCACTTAAGAGTATTGCCGAGAAAAACGGGCTGTCCGAGCATTACCTGGAGCAGCTGATCGCCCCGCTGCGCAATGCAGGACTGGTGAAGAGTATCCGCGGAGCATACGGCGGCTATATTTTATCGCGTGAAGCCGGTACTATTACCGCCGGAGACATCATCCGCGTGCTGGAAGGGCCAATTTCGCCTGTGGATTTCACCGAAGAGGATGATCCGGCGAAGCGCGACCTCTGGCTGCGCATCCGCGACAGCATCGCCGATGTCCTGGATTCCACCACATTATCTGACCTGATCAACTTTAAGGAAGAGACTCATGCGGATAATTACATGTTCTATATTTAG
- the mnmA gene encoding tRNA 2-thiouridine(34) synthase MnmA, with translation MTKANQDTRVVVGMSGGVDSSVTALLLKQQGYDVIGIFMKNWDDTDEFGVCTAETDAEDVRRVCEQIDIPYYTVNFEKEYFDKVFSYFLDEYKAGRTPNPDVMCNREIKFGEFLNKALQLGADYVATGHYARVIEEDGVFKLLRGVDSNKDQTYFLNALNQYQLSKAMFPIGHLPKPEVRRIAEEAGLYTAKKKDSTGVCFIGERNFREFLSQYLPAQSGDMVDIATGEVKGRHEGLMYYTLGQRQGLGIGGSGTGEPWFVAEKDLNRNILYVVQGDKHPSLYSTSLTASGVNWIEEGQLGAAPLKCTAKFRYRQPDQGVTLTAQEDGMVHVAFDAPQKAITPGQAVVFYLDEQCLGGGTIEAAEKVVPLPQL, from the coding sequence ATGACAAAGGCAAATCAGGATACACGTGTCGTTGTCGGCATGTCGGGAGGAGTCGATTCCTCTGTTACGGCGCTACTGCTTAAGCAGCAAGGCTATGACGTCATCGGCATCTTCATGAAGAACTGGGACGATACCGACGAGTTCGGCGTGTGCACAGCCGAGACCGACGCCGAGGATGTCCGCCGCGTATGCGAGCAGATTGATATTCCTTACTATACCGTTAATTTCGAGAAGGAATACTTTGATAAAGTCTTTTCCTATTTCCTCGATGAATATAAGGCCGGACGGACACCTAATCCGGATGTCATGTGCAACCGTGAGATCAAGTTCGGGGAATTCCTGAATAAGGCGCTGCAGCTTGGCGCAGATTATGTTGCTACCGGCCACTATGCAAGGGTTATCGAAGAAGACGGTGTCTTCAAGCTGCTGCGCGGAGTGGACAGCAATAAAGATCAGACCTATTTCCTCAATGCGCTGAATCAGTACCAGCTCTCCAAAGCGATGTTCCCGATCGGACATCTGCCGAAGCCTGAAGTGCGCCGGATCGCCGAAGAAGCCGGACTGTATACTGCCAAGAAAAAGGACAGCACCGGCGTCTGCTTCATCGGCGAGCGCAATTTCCGCGAATTCCTCAGCCAATACCTGCCGGCCCAATCCGGCGACATGGTAGATATCGCCACCGGCGAAGTCAAAGGACGGCATGAAGGCCTAATGTATTATACACTGGGTCAGCGCCAGGGCCTTGGCATCGGCGGCTCCGGCACCGGTGAGCCTTGGTTTGTGGCCGAAAAAGATCTGAACCGCAACATTCTCTATGTGGTTCAAGGCGACAAGCATCCAAGTCTGTACTCCACCAGTCTGACCGCCTCGGGCGTGAACTGGATTGAAGAAGGCCAGCTTGGGGCTGCCCCGCTGAAATGCACCGCGAAGTTCCGCTACCGCCAGCCGGATCAGGGCGTGACCTTGACTGCGCAGGAAGACGGAATGGTTCACGTCGCCTTCGATGCCCCGCAAAAGGCGATTACCCCAGGTCAGGCTGTAGTATTCTATCTGGACGAACAATGCCTGGGCGGCGGAACCATCGAGGCTGCCGAGAAAGTCGTCCCGCTGCCGCAGCTGTAA
- a CDS encoding glycoside hydrolase family 48 protein: protein MKKLSSIQKPISLAMAAVLTLTLITGIFNFRPAAAQAASVEQTRFLQMYSQLKDPANGYFSAEGIPYHSVETLLSEAPNYGHMTTSEAYSYWMWLEVLYGYHTGDWSKLESAWDNMEKYIIPVNEGDGVQEQPTMSYYNPNSPATYASEFGQPDQYPSPLNGKYSPGKDPLDAELKSAYGNNQTYLMHWLVDVDNWYGFGNLLNPAHTAAYVNTFQRGTQESVWEAVPHPSQDDKSFGKTNEGFMSLFTKESNAPAAQWRYTDATDADARAVQAMYWAKELGYNNTVYLNKAKKMGDYLRYGMYDKYFQKIGSAADGTPEAGTGKDASHYLLAWYTAWGGGLGASGNWAWRIGTSHAHQGYQNVVTAYALSDPAGGLVPASATAGQDWSKSLTRQLEFYNWLQSSEGAIAGGATNSYNGSYSAYPAGTSTFYGMAYDEAPVYSDPPSNNWFGMQAWSVERVAELYYILASGGDTTSANFQMAKRVIENWMDWSTDYAFAGSRPLADAEGYYLNKQGQRILGGDDPEVATVSAPGEFWIPGNVEWQGQPNTWTGFSSFSGNSNLKAVTKNPGQDTGVLGSYIKALTFFAAGNKAEHGSYTALGGTASQLAKSLLDTAWGYNDGVGITTVEKRADYSRYFTKEMYFPAGWTGTFGQGNAIPGSATVPSDPAKGGNGVYASYTDVLPKIKNDPKWSDLQGKYNSSYNQATQTWDKGAPEFTYHRFWSQVDMATAYAEYDRLINTGTEEPVAPKAPSKPAATAGDKAVALSWNKVKGADSYTVKRATTSGGPYTALGNVTQATYSDTSVVNNTTYYYVVSAANKAGTSPDSPEVSAKPTAVPTPAVGDLVVQYRTTDTDPGDSQLRPVLRIVNNGATAVELSKLKLRYYYTVDGDKAQQFNVDYATVGSGNVLGSFVKLVPAAAGADYYVEISFSPAAGSLSPGANTGEIQLRINKTDWSNYNETGDYSYDPAKTAYTDWSRVPLYLNGVLV, encoded by the coding sequence ATGAAGAAGCTAAGTTCAATCCAAAAACCTATTTCCTTAGCCATGGCTGCAGTCCTGACGCTCACCCTTATAACTGGTATCTTTAATTTCAGACCCGCAGCGGCACAGGCCGCTTCAGTCGAACAGACAAGGTTTCTGCAAATGTACAGCCAGCTGAAAGACCCGGCGAACGGCTATTTCTCGGCTGAAGGCATTCCGTATCATTCGGTGGAGACCCTGCTCAGCGAAGCGCCCAATTATGGACATATGACCACCTCGGAGGCATACAGCTATTGGATGTGGCTGGAAGTGCTGTATGGCTATCATACGGGAGACTGGAGCAAGCTGGAGTCCGCCTGGGACAACATGGAGAAGTACATTATCCCGGTTAATGAAGGGGACGGTGTGCAGGAGCAGCCGACAATGAGCTATTACAACCCGAACAGTCCGGCGACTTATGCCTCCGAGTTCGGACAGCCGGATCAGTATCCGAGCCCGCTGAACGGCAAATACAGTCCCGGAAAAGACCCGCTGGATGCCGAGCTGAAGTCCGCTTACGGCAACAACCAGACCTATCTGATGCACTGGCTGGTGGACGTCGACAACTGGTACGGTTTCGGGAACCTGCTCAATCCTGCGCATACGGCTGCTTACGTGAATACTTTCCAGCGGGGCACCCAGGAATCAGTCTGGGAGGCTGTACCGCATCCTTCACAGGATGACAAATCATTCGGCAAAACCAATGAAGGCTTCATGAGCCTGTTCACCAAAGAAAGCAATGCCCCTGCGGCACAGTGGCGGTATACGGATGCTACCGATGCTGACGCGCGTGCTGTACAAGCTATGTACTGGGCCAAGGAGCTTGGCTACAACAATACTGTATATCTGAACAAAGCCAAGAAAATGGGCGATTATCTGCGGTACGGCATGTATGATAAATATTTCCAAAAGATAGGCAGTGCCGCAGACGGCACACCGGAAGCCGGAACGGGCAAGGATGCCAGCCATTATCTGCTGGCCTGGTATACCGCGTGGGGCGGGGGACTGGGGGCAAGCGGGAACTGGGCCTGGAGAATCGGCACCAGCCATGCGCATCAAGGCTACCAGAACGTAGTCACAGCCTATGCTCTTTCTGATCCGGCCGGCGGTCTGGTTCCGGCTTCGGCAACAGCCGGACAGGATTGGAGTAAATCCTTAACCCGCCAGCTGGAATTCTACAACTGGCTGCAATCCTCCGAAGGCGCTATAGCAGGCGGAGCGACGAACAGCTATAACGGGTCATACAGCGCTTATCCAGCCGGTACAAGCACGTTCTATGGCATGGCCTACGATGAAGCTCCTGTCTACAGTGATCCTCCGTCCAACAACTGGTTCGGCATGCAGGCATGGAGTGTGGAGCGGGTAGCTGAGCTGTATTACATTCTGGCATCGGGCGGCGATACCACCTCGGCTAATTTCCAAATGGCCAAACGTGTGATCGAGAACTGGATGGACTGGTCCACCGATTATGCCTTTGCCGGGAGCCGTCCGCTTGCGGACGCCGAAGGCTATTATCTGAACAAGCAAGGACAACGGATTCTGGGCGGAGATGATCCCGAAGTGGCAACGGTATCCGCACCCGGCGAGTTCTGGATTCCAGGCAACGTGGAGTGGCAGGGACAGCCTAATACGTGGACCGGCTTCAGTTCGTTCAGCGGCAACAGCAATCTGAAGGCTGTTACCAAGAATCCGGGCCAGGATACAGGCGTGCTGGGCAGCTATATTAAAGCGCTCACGTTCTTTGCTGCAGGGAACAAGGCAGAGCACGGCAGCTACACTGCGCTTGGCGGAACGGCCTCGCAGCTGGCGAAATCACTGCTGGATACGGCATGGGGCTATAATGACGGGGTGGGTATCACCACAGTAGAGAAACGTGCGGATTATTCCCGCTATTTCACCAAAGAAATGTATTTCCCGGCAGGCTGGACCGGCACCTTCGGTCAAGGGAATGCCATCCCGGGCAGCGCGACGGTGCCTTCAGATCCAGCAAAAGGCGGCAACGGAGTGTACGCAAGTTATACCGATGTGCTCCCGAAGATCAAAAATGATCCGAAGTGGAGTGATCTGCAAGGAAAATACAACAGCTCATATAACCAAGCCACCCAAACCTGGGACAAGGGAGCACCTGAATTTACCTATCACCGTTTCTGGTCGCAGGTGGATATGGCAACAGCATATGCTGAATATGACCGTCTGATCAACACCGGCACCGAAGAACCCGTTGCCCCAAAAGCGCCTTCCAAACCAGCCGCCACCGCCGGAGATAAGGCCGTTGCGCTAAGCTGGAATAAGGTAAAAGGTGCAGACAGCTATACAGTTAAACGGGCAACAACCAGCGGCGGGCCATACACTGCATTAGGGAATGTCACGCAGGCCACCTACAGTGACACCAGCGTGGTCAATAACACGACCTACTATTATGTCGTAAGTGCCGCCAACAAAGCAGGGACCAGCCCGGATTCACCGGAAGTCTCAGCCAAGCCAACAGCGGTGCCTACACCGGCTGTGGGGGATTTAGTGGTTCAATACCGCACAACGGATACGGATCCCGGCGACTCCCAGCTGCGTCCAGTGCTGCGGATTGTTAATAATGGAGCCACGGCGGTAGAACTCAGCAAGCTCAAGCTCCGTTATTATTACACCGTTGACGGGGACAAAGCGCAGCAGTTCAATGTGGATTATGCCACAGTGGGCAGCGGCAATGTGCTGGGCAGCTTCGTGAAGCTCGTTCCTGCTGCCGCAGGAGCGGATTATTACGTGGAAATTTCATTCAGCCCGGCAGCAGGCAGCCTGTCACCAGGTGCGAATACCGGAGAGATCCAGCTGCGCATCAACAAAACGGACTGGAGCAATTACAATGAGACAGGGGATTATTCTTACGATCCAGCCAAAACCGCCTACACCGACTGGAGCCGGGTGCCCTTGTATTTGAATGGCGTGCTGGTATGA
- a CDS encoding glycoside hydrolase family 9 protein: MNPRKRKQGLILSLSLMLTCTMISGTAFHPSVSKAEGSGYNYAEALQKSVYFYEAQRSGDLPDNNRVEWRGDSGLQDGADAGHDLTGGWYDAGDHVKFGFPMAYTATMLAWSVYEYKDGYVQSGQLDEILDNIRWATDYFMKAHTAPNELWGQVGNGTADHNWWGAAEVMPMARPSYKIDASHPGSDLAAETAAALASAAIIFRDSDTAYADKLLLHAKQLYNFADTYRGVYSESITDVKQYYNSWSGYADELSWGGVWLYMATGDQTYLDKAVTASNSWSTNQSGQWGYQWTQSWDDKHYGAQLLLSRITGDPKFIQSTERNMQFWTTGVNGTTDRVAYTPGGLAHLDQWGALRYAANQAFLAFVYADWVTDPVKQNTARAFAERQITYMLGDNPRSSSYVIGFGSNAPEHPHHRTSHGSWSDSQTTPVNHRHILYGALVGGPSKTDSYTDTINDYVSNEVATDYNSAFTGALAKMMLLHGQGQQPLENFPPAETREDEMFTETSVNASGSNFVEVRALLNNRSGWPARSSSQMSFNYYVDLSEAAAAGYGPEDITVKAGGYNQGGTVSQLLPFDAANHIYYTKIDFTGTPIYPGGQSAYRKEIQFRISAPLNTAFWDNTNDFSFKGVASGASSPVKNPYIPVFDAGVKVYGELPSGGNPGEPQVPGRPTGLQAAAGNASVSLTWNAVSGAARYTIKRSLVSGGPYAGIGTATGTTYSDSGLVNGVDYYYVVTASNSVGESTASAQASARPKETAPPTKGDLRVQYRTIDPSPGDAQIRSQFRIVNTGTEAVALSGLKLRYYYTVDGDKPQEFHCDYAVLGSGNLSGSFVKLAAPAALADSYVEISFAPGAGNLAPGADTGEIQVRINKTDWTSYNESNDYSYSRTQQAFTDWGKVTLHREGTLVWGLEP, from the coding sequence ATGAATCCAAGAAAACGGAAGCAAGGTCTTATTTTATCTTTATCATTAATGTTAACGTGCACAATGATCTCAGGAACAGCATTTCACCCGTCAGTCAGCAAAGCGGAGGGAAGCGGATACAATTATGCAGAAGCACTGCAGAAATCTGTCTATTTCTATGAAGCCCAACGGTCCGGCGACTTGCCGGATAACAACCGTGTGGAATGGAGGGGCGACTCCGGGCTGCAGGATGGTGCAGATGCCGGCCATGATCTGACCGGAGGCTGGTATGATGCGGGAGACCACGTCAAATTCGGATTTCCGATGGCGTACACGGCGACGATGCTGGCTTGGTCGGTATATGAGTACAAAGATGGTTATGTGCAATCGGGGCAGCTGGATGAGATTCTGGATAATATCCGCTGGGCCACAGACTATTTTATGAAAGCGCATACTGCTCCCAATGAGCTTTGGGGACAGGTTGGCAACGGAACGGCCGATCATAACTGGTGGGGAGCCGCAGAGGTTATGCCGATGGCGCGCCCATCGTACAAAATTGATGCGTCTCATCCCGGTTCTGATCTGGCGGCGGAAACTGCCGCCGCATTGGCATCGGCGGCAATTATTTTCAGGGATTCGGATACCGCATATGCAGACAAGCTGCTGCTCCATGCCAAGCAATTATACAATTTTGCCGATACGTACCGTGGGGTATACTCCGAAAGTATCACGGATGTTAAACAGTATTACAATTCATGGAGCGGCTATGCCGACGAATTAAGCTGGGGCGGAGTCTGGCTGTATATGGCGACCGGTGACCAGACTTATTTGGACAAAGCCGTAACCGCCAGCAATTCGTGGAGCACCAATCAGTCCGGGCAATGGGGTTATCAATGGACGCAATCCTGGGATGACAAGCATTACGGTGCCCAACTGCTGCTGTCGCGCATCACAGGCGATCCCAAATTTATCCAATCCACTGAACGGAATATGCAGTTTTGGACAACCGGAGTGAACGGGACAACCGACAGGGTTGCCTATACCCCTGGGGGACTTGCGCATTTGGACCAGTGGGGGGCATTGCGCTATGCGGCCAATCAGGCATTTCTGGCTTTTGTCTATGCGGATTGGGTAACCGACCCGGTGAAGCAGAATACGGCCCGGGCATTTGCCGAACGGCAGATTACGTATATGCTGGGGGATAATCCGCGGAGCAGCAGTTATGTCATCGGCTTCGGCAGCAATGCGCCGGAGCATCCGCATCACCGGACCTCCCATGGTTCCTGGAGCGACAGCCAGACAACCCCTGTCAACCACCGCCATATCCTGTATGGTGCGCTGGTTGGAGGGCCTTCCAAGACCGACAGCTATACGGATACGATCAACGATTATGTCTCCAACGAAGTTGCAACCGATTATAATTCAGCCTTTACGGGTGCGTTGGCCAAAATGATGCTCTTGCACGGGCAGGGCCAGCAGCCGCTGGAGAATTTCCCTCCGGCCGAAACGCGTGAGGATGAGATGTTCACCGAGACTTCTGTGAATGCGAGCGGCAGCAATTTCGTGGAGGTCCGCGCATTGCTCAATAACCGCTCGGGCTGGCCGGCACGTTCCAGCAGCCAGATGTCCTTTAATTACTATGTGGACCTTAGTGAAGCTGCCGCTGCCGGGTACGGGCCGGAGGATATCACGGTCAAAGCGGGAGGCTATAATCAGGGTGGCACGGTCTCGCAGCTGCTTCCCTTTGACGCAGCCAACCATATTTATTACACGAAAATTGACTTTACCGGGACACCCATTTATCCCGGCGGGCAATCCGCCTACCGCAAGGAGATTCAGTTCCGGATCAGTGCTCCGCTGAATACGGCTTTCTGGGATAACACGAATGACTTCTCCTTCAAGGGTGTGGCTTCTGGTGCATCCTCTCCTGTGAAGAACCCATATATTCCTGTGTTCGATGCAGGCGTTAAGGTGTATGGGGAACTGCCTTCCGGCGGCAATCCCGGTGAACCCCAGGTGCCGGGCCGTCCGACCGGACTGCAGGCAGCCGCAGGGAATGCCAGTGTCTCATTGACCTGGAATGCTGTCAGCGGTGCGGCACGATACACTATCAAACGCTCGCTGGTAAGCGGAGGACCTTATGCCGGCATTGGGACGGCAACAGGAACGACCTACAGCGACAGCGGGCTGGTGAACGGAGTGGACTATTACTATGTTGTAACCGCTTCAAACAGTGTGGGTGAAAGCACGGCGTCTGCACAAGCCAGCGCCCGGCCAAAAGAGACGGCCCCGCCCACTAAGGGAGATTTGCGTGTGCAGTACCGCACCATTGATCCAAGCCCCGGCGACGCGCAGATCCGCAGCCAGTTCCGGATTGTGAATACGGGAACAGAAGCGGTAGCGCTCAGCGGACTGAAGCTCCGTTACTATTACACCGTGGACGGGGACAAGCCGCAGGAATTTCATTGCGACTACGCGGTTCTTGGCAGCGGGAATCTGAGCGGAAGCTTTGTGAAGCTGGCTGCACCGGCCGCACTGGCGGATTCTTATGTGGAGATTTCTTTTGCCCCAGGTGCCGGAAATCTTGCTCCGGGCGCGGATACAGGAGAAATCCAGGTACGCATCAACAAAACCGATTGGACGTCTTACAACGAGAGCAATGACTATTCCTACAGCAGAACTCAGCAGGCTTTTACAGATTGGGGCAAAGTCACACTTCACCGTGAGGGAACCTTGGTTTGGGGCTTGGAACCATAA
- a CDS encoding replication-associated recombination protein A, with amino-acid sequence MDLFSFGEDTAGGRLLADRMRPENLDEYIGQEHIIGPGKLLRRAIEADQVSSILLYGPPGCGKTTLAHIISHHTQGEFVRLNAVEASVKDVREVIERAQSNKALYGSKTILFLDEVHRFNSSRQDALLPAVEKGTITFIGATTENPFHYVNGALMSRSTLFQLESLTSEHSLVAMRRALADEKRGLGFMQLQADEEALQHIADMANGDIRRALNALELAAMTTAPEPDGSVHITLAVAEESIRRPIVKADESTQYDVLSAFHKSIRGSSDAALFWFLYAVEKLGMDPMTFIRRLIAASSEDIGLANPQAMVQAVSALEAYRNNGWPEAKLNIAQAILFAVESPKSNAVVMAISRAMDSIEELKSAEVPLHLRDTHYKGSAALGHEGYQYPHNFPGHYVKQEYLPKAISRRVFYQATEQGNEAKIRHNQGLRRGE; translated from the coding sequence GGACGTCTGCTGGCAGACCGGATGCGGCCGGAGAATCTAGATGAATATATCGGCCAGGAGCATATTATTGGCCCAGGCAAGCTGCTGCGCCGCGCGATTGAAGCCGACCAGGTGTCTTCCATCCTGCTCTATGGCCCTCCCGGCTGCGGAAAGACAACCTTGGCCCATATCATTTCCCATCATACACAGGGCGAGTTTGTGCGGCTGAATGCGGTGGAAGCCTCGGTCAAGGATGTGCGTGAGGTGATTGAGCGGGCCCAGAGCAATAAAGCTCTGTACGGCTCCAAGACGATCCTGTTCCTGGACGAAGTGCACCGTTTCAACAGCTCCCGGCAGGATGCGCTGCTGCCTGCGGTGGAAAAGGGCACTATTACCTTTATCGGAGCGACCACCGAAAATCCGTTCCACTATGTGAACGGGGCGCTTATGAGCCGCTCCACGCTGTTTCAGCTGGAGTCACTGACCAGTGAACACAGCCTGGTTGCGATGCGGAGAGCACTTGCCGACGAGAAGCGTGGGCTTGGATTCATGCAGCTGCAGGCCGATGAGGAAGCACTGCAGCATATAGCGGATATGGCGAACGGCGATATCCGGCGGGCGCTGAACGCCCTGGAACTGGCGGCGATGACCACAGCGCCGGAGCCTGACGGCAGCGTGCATATTACGCTTGCGGTGGCGGAAGAGTCGATCCGCCGCCCGATTGTCAAAGCCGACGAGTCGACCCAGTATGACGTTCTGTCGGCTTTTCACAAAAGCATCCGCGGCTCCAGCGATGCCGCCCTGTTCTGGTTTCTCTATGCCGTAGAGAAGCTCGGCATGGACCCGATGACCTTCATCCGCCGCCTGATTGCGGCCAGCAGCGAAGATATCGGCCTGGCCAATCCGCAGGCGATGGTGCAGGCGGTCAGCGCACTTGAGGCCTACCGCAACAATGGCTGGCCGGAGGCCAAGCTGAACATTGCCCAGGCGATCCTGTTTGCCGTCGAGAGTCCGAAGTCGAATGCCGTGGTTATGGCGATTTCCAGGGCGATGGACAGTATTGAGGAGCTGAAATCAGCCGAGGTGCCGCTGCATCTGCGCGATACACACTACAAAGGCTCGGCGGCGCTTGGCCATGAGGGATACCAGTATCCGCATAATTTTCCCGGCCATTATGTGAAGCAGGAATATTTGCCGAAGGCGATTAGCCGGAGAGTTTTCTATCAGGCTACCGAGCAGGGGAATGAAGCCAAAATCCGCCATAATCAGGGCCTGCGGCGTGGAGAGTAG